In the genome of Patagioenas fasciata isolate bPatFas1 chromosome 12, bPatFas1.hap1, whole genome shotgun sequence, one region contains:
- the IDH2 gene encoding isocitrate dehydrogenase [NADP], mitochondrial → MAARCLRAAPALSRLARCPLPAAAVGQRRHYADKRIKVTNPVVEMDGDEMTRIIWAFIKEKLILPNVDVQLKYFDLGLPHRDKTDDQVTIDSALATQKYSVAVKCATITPDEARVEEFKLKKMWKSPNGTIRNILGGTVFREPIICKNIPRLVPGWTKPITIGRHAHGDQYKATDFVVGKSGTFKMVFTPKDGSGTKEWEVFNFPGGGVGMGMYNTDESISGFAHSCFQYAIQKKWPLYMSTKNTILKAYDGRFKDLFQEIFDKHYKTEFDKLKIWYEHRLIDDMVAQVLKSSGGFVWACKNYDGDVQSDILAQGFGSLGLMTSVLVCPDGKTIEAEAAHGTVTRHYREHQKGRPTSTNPIASIFAWTRGLEHRGKLDSNPDLIKFAQTLEKVCVETVESGTMTKDLAGCIHGLANVKLNEHFVNTTDFLDAIKNNLDKALGKH, encoded by the exons ATGGCTGCCCGCTGCCTCCGCGCCGCCCCGGCGCTGAGCCGCCtggcccgctgccctctgcccgCCGCCGCCGTGGGGCAGCGGCGACACT ATGCCGACAAGCGGATCAAGGTGACCAATCCGGTGGTGGAGATGGACGGAGACGAGATGACACGGATCATCTGGGCCTTCATCAAGGAGAAG ctcatcCTGCCCAACGTGGACGTCCAGCTGAAGTATTTTGACCTGGGTCTGCCGCACCGGGACAAGACGGATGACCAGGTCACCATTGACTCAGCACTGGCCACCCAGAAGTACAGCGTAGCTGTCAAGTGTGCCACCATCACTCCAGATGAAGCCAGGGTGGAAG AGTTCAAGCTGAAGAAGATGTGGAAGAGCCCCAACGGCACCATCCGAAACATCCTGGGGGGCACAGTGTTCCGGGAACCCATCATCTGCAAGAACATCCCGCGCCTGGTGCCCGGCTGGACCAAGCCCATCACCATTGGCAGGCATGCCCACGGCGACCAG TACAAAGCCACTGACTTCGTGGTGGGCAAGTCCGGGACGTTCAAGATGGTCTTCACGCCAAAGGACGGCAGTGGGACCAAGGAGTGGGAGGTGTTCAACTTTCCCGGTGGCGGCGTGGGCATGGGCATGTACAACACGGACGAG TCCATCTCAGGCTTCGCACACAGCTGCTTCCAGTACGCCATCCAGAAGAAGTGGCCTCTCTACATGAGCACCAAGAACACCATCCTCAAGGCCTACGATGGGCGCTTCAAAGACCTTTTCCAGGAGATCTTTGATAA GCACTACAAGACCGAGTTTGACAAGCTGAAGATCTGGTACGAACACCGTCTCATCGATGACATGGTCGCCCAGGTGCTGAAGTCCTCTGGCGGCTTCGTCTGGGCCTGCAAGAACTATGATGGGGATGTCCAGTCAGACATCCTGGCCCAAG GGTTTGGCTCCCTGGGGCTGATGACCTCAGTGCTGGTGTGTCCGGACGGGAAGACCATCGAGGCCGAGGCGGCCCACGGCACCGTCACCCGCCACTACCGGGAGCACCAGAAG GGACGACCCACCAGCACAAACCCCATCGCTAGCATCTTCGCCTGGACGCGTGGACTGGAGCACCGGGGCAAGCTGGACAGTAATCCCGACCTGATCAA GTTTGCTCAGACGCTGGAGAAGGTCTGTGTTGAAACGGTGGAGAGTGGGACGATGACGAAGGACCTCGCCGGCTGCATCCACGGACTTGCCAA TGTGAAGCTGAACGAGCACTTTGTGAACACCACCGACTTCCTGGATGCCATCAAGAACAACCTGGACAAGGCCCTGGGCAAGCACTAG
- the ZNF710 gene encoding zinc finger protein 710, which translates to MDRFTECGTQTDAVVVLSLAQAAVLGLVSENELLGATVSPASFFPGLGEELPDTVEPGEPEGEGQAPGDGQEEDALEAESPLEKHARRRKRPPVRLVPKVKCEKAEGEALHDVSSPGDEEGEQQHGCPPPSQEPSQEPSQEQAMQSSTMKMIDLSAFSRRPRRLRHLRRHPCPEGPESHPGDTNPAVAEGGTAGALRTECPFEAGASSPDEAEAPVPASPEPVKSEQGFGWQEPGEVEAAGATSNKKAQLDRLDINVQIDDSYLVEAGDRQKRWQCRMCEKSYTSKYNLVTHILGHNGIKPHSCPHCNKLFKQPSHLQTHLLTHQGTRPHKCEVCSKAFTQTSHLKRHMLLHTDIKPYSCRFCGRGFAYPSELKAHEVKHESGRCHVCVECGLDFSTLTQLKRHLATHQGPTLYQCLECSKSFHYRSQLQNHMLKHQNVRPFVCTECGMEFSQIHHLKQHSLTHKGVKEFKCEVCGREFTLQANMKRHMLIHTSVRPYQCHICFKTFVQKQTLKTHMIVHSPVKPFKCKVCGKSFNRMYNLLGHMHLHAGSKPFKCPYCSSKFNLKGNLSRHMKVKHGVMDISLDSQDPMMDLAGAEHTELDGQQEMDDFEEENSYGYGGVGNPPDEHTLAEQAMKEMAYYNML; encoded by the exons ATGGATCGCTTCACCGAGTGCGGGACCCAGACGGACGCGGTGGTGGTGCtgtccctggcacaggctgcggtTCTGGGCTTGGTGTCTGAGAATGAGCTGCTCGGGGCCACTGTCAGCCCTGCCAGCTTCTTTCCGGGCCTGGGCGAGGAGCTGCCGGACACCGTAGAGCCTGGGGAGCCTGAGGGCGAGGGGCAGGCGCCAGGGGACGGGCAGGAGGAGGACGCCTTGGAGGCAGAGTCACCCCTGGAGAAGCATGCCCGGAGGAGGAAGCGGCCTCCTGTGAGGCTGGTGCCCAAGGTCAAGTGTGAGAAGGCGGAGGgtgaggcactgcatgatgtGTCCAGCCCTGGGGATGAGGAGGGTGAGCAGCAGCATGGCTGCCCACCACCCAGCCAGGAGCCCAGCCAGGAGCCCAGCCAGGAGCAAGCGATGCAGAGCAGCACCATGAAGATGATTGACCTCAGCGCCTTCAGCAGGAGGCCCCGGCGCCTGCGGCACCTGCGCCGGCACCCGTGCCCGGAAGGCCCTGAGAGCCACCCCGGGGACACCAACCCGGCTGTGGCAGAGGGTGGCACTGCGGGGGCCCTGCGGACCGAGTGCCCCTTTGAGGCGGGCGCCTCATCCCCCGACGAGGCAGAGGCCCCCGTGCCGGCGTCCCCCGAGCCGGTGAAGAGTGAGCAGGGCTTCGGTTGGCAGGAGCCGGGGGAGGTGGAGGCAGCGGGGGCCACCAGCAACAAGAAGGCGCAGCTGGACCGGCTGGACATCAATGTGCAGATCGATGACTCATACCTGGTGGAGGCTGGGGACCGGCAGAAGCGCTGGCAGTGCCGCATGTGCGAGAAGTCCTACACCTCCAAGTACAACCTGGTGACCCACATCCTGGGCCACAACGGCATCAAACCCCACTCCTGCCCGCACTGCAACAAGCTCTTCAAGCAGCCCAGCCACCTGCAGACCCACCTGCTGACCCACCAGGGCACACGGCCCCACAAGTGCGAGGTCTGCAGCAAGGCCTTCACCCAGACCAGCCACCTGAAGCGGCACATGCTGCTGCACACTGACATCAAGCCCTACAGCTGCCGCTTCTGCGGCCGTGGCTTCGCCTACCCCAGCGAGCTGAAGGCACACGAGGTGAAGCATGAGAGCGGGCGCTGCCACGTCTGCGTGGAGTGTGGGCTGGACTTCTCCACGCTCACCCAGCTGAAGCGGCACCTCGCCACGCACCAGGGCCCCACGCTCTACCAGTGCCTGGAGTGCAGCAAGTCCTTCCACtaccgcagccagctgcagaaccACATGCTGAAACACCAGAACGTGCGGCCCTTCGTCTGCACCGAGTGCGGGATGGAATTCAGCCAGATCCACCACCTCAAGCAGCACTCACTCACACACAAG GGTGTGAAGGAGTTCAAGTGCGAGGTGTGCGGGCGGGAGTTCACGCTGCAGGCCAACATGAAGCGGCACATGCTGATCCACACCAGCGTCCGGCCCTACCAGTGCCACATCTGCTTCAAGACCTTCGTGCAGAAGCAGACGCTCAAGACCCACATGATTGTGCACTCACCGGTGAAGCCATTCAAATGCAAG GTCTGTGGGAAATCCTTCAACCGCATGTACAACCTGCTGGGGCACATGCACCTGCACGCGGGGAGCAAGCCCTTCAAGTGTCCCTACTGCTCCAGCAAGTTCAACCTGAAGGGCAACCTGAGCCGGCACATGAAGGTCAAGCACGGGGTGATGGACATCAGCCTGGATAGCCAAG ATCCCATGATGGACCTGGCCGGGGCTGAGCATACCGAGCTGGATGGGCAGCAGGAGATGGACGACTTCGAGGAGGAGAACTCTTACGGCTATGGAGGGGTGGGCAACCCTCCAGATGAGCACACCCTGGCTGAGCAGGCCATGAAGGAGATGGCCTACTACAACATGTTGTag